The DNA sequence TGGCGAACGTTTCAGCAAAATATTCTTCAGGGAATGTAAGGAAGTAAGGCTGGCCTGGAAACAGCTTTGCCTTCTCCTCTTTCCATATACCCTGGAACTTTCTATTAAAGCGGATCTCGCTCAAGACAAAGCGGTCAACCGAATGTGCCAGCTCATGAAGCTCCAGGTTGACCGATCCATGCCCCATGCCTTTGCCGCTATAGCCGATCTTTACAAGCACAGTCCGTCCCCCGCCTATTCCGGGTACATCATCCCAGGTCGTTTCTTTATTCTGATAACCCCTGGGTGTCAAGCCTGCCAGATGGCTTGCTGTGGGATTATCTGTGAGCTGCCCTGTAAAAAGCTTAAGCGAGATGCCTTCCTGCCTGATTTTAGACAGCAATGATAAGGGGAGATGATCCAGTCTTTCTATCATCCTAGCAGCCTCCTTCTGATCGAACTCCTCTAAAGGAAGAATAATAATCCTGCCCAGATCTTGTCCCGAATGCAGTGACAGGGACTTGACAAGCTCTGAGTTGCCAGGGAAATCTTTAAGTTTTATACCTCCCATTGCCGCCTGGGAATTGCCCATAAGCGCCAGGGAAGCTACTACAATAAGCAGAAAAAAAATCCTGATTCTCATGCTATCACCTTCTGTCCATTCTCAGACGCTTCCAGCCCCGTTTGCTGCCTGCTATCTATGTATATATGAAAATATTATAGCATATCATATCGGGTAAAAAGGCCGCGATTCATGGGCAATTTCAGGAAGTTTTAAAGTTGTGCGGCAGGAAGGGTATTTTCAGGGCTTTCAGCTTAGCTGAATGAATGCGCCATTAATTTTTTCTCAATGTCATCTAAGACTTTTTAAAAAAGGGGCCTGGAAGACCCCGTCTTACCTCTTACTTACCTCCTGGTCTGTCTTCATCCCTAAACCTGTCGAGCAGTTCCTGCAGGTGTAATACTCCCAGGTTTCCTGCCCCTTTTTTCCTCAAGGCAGCTCCTCCCTGCTCTATTTCCTTCTCACCGATGATGATCATATAAGGAACCTTCTGTAGCTCGGCTTCCCTGATTTTGAGGCCGAGCTTCTCTGCCCTGCTGTCAATGTCAATCCGGCAGCCAGCCTCCTCAAGTCGGGCTTTGACTTCCAGTGCATAGCCGATATGTGCTTCAGAAACCGGAAGCACCATGGCCTGGACCGGTGAAAGCCAGAAAGGAAAATCCCCTGCATAATGCTCGATTAAAATGGCCAGGAACCTTTCAATCGAACCGTAGATGGCACGGTGGATCATGATTGGCCTGTGAGCCAGATTGTCTTCGCCGATATACTGGCAGCCGAATTGCTCCGGCATTTGAAAATCAAGCTGGACAGTGCCGCATTGCCAGCTTCTTCCCAGTGAATCAGTAATATGGAAGTCAATTTTCGGCCCATAAAATGCTCCGTCCCCGGAATTGATTTCAAAAGGAATGCCCCTTTCCTGCAGGACCGATTCCAAAGAGGCTTCTGCCAGGTTCCAAGTTTCTTCCGAACCCATGAATTCTTCCGGCCTAGTAGACAGCTCGACCTTATATTCAAAGCCGAACAGCGAATAAAATTCGTGTACCAGCTCCAGCACCTTTGCGGCTTCTTCTTTTATTTGATCTTCCCTTACAAACAGGTGTGCATCATCCTGTGTAAAGGAACGCACCCGCAAAAGCCCGTTTAAGGATCCCGAGAGCTCATGGCGGTGAACAAGACCAAGTTCTGCATAGCGGAGCGGCAGTTCACGGTAGCTCCTTCTCTTGCTGCTGTAAATCAATACAGCACCTGGACAGCTCATTGGCTTAATCGCATAATCATGTTCATCAACTTTTGAAAAATACATATTCTCATGATAGTGGTCCCAGTGCCCTGACTGCTCCCATAATGCCTGCTTCATCATGATTGGTGTCTTGACCTCATGATAGCCAGCTTTATGGTGCTTTTGTTTCCAAAGGTTTTCCAGTATATTTCTTACCTGCATTCCCTTTGGAAGATAAAACGGCATCCCTGGTGCTTCTTCCCTAAACATGAATAATTCTAGCTCAGCCCCCAGCTTTCTGTGATTTCTCTTTTCTGCTTCTGCTTTAATTGACATTTTAATTCCTCCCAAAAATTTTTTGAATAAAAAAAGCCGCAATTCTCCCTGCACCAAGGGACAATTGCGGCTGTGGTTCCACCCTAATTCCGCCTCCTGCATAACATTCGGCGCTCAAACAAGATAACGGTTTCCCGATCATGGTTAGCTGACACCCAGCTTTTCCCCATGATTGCTCCAAGGCGGTAAATTCATCTCTTTCTCCTAAGGGCTTTCAGCCGGCGGCCCTTTTCTCTGTCAGAAGCAGCGGAAATGATTCATGTCCTTTTCTTCGCAATATTATATTTGTTTATAACACAAAAAGCCGCAATCCTCCCTGTACAAGGGACAATTGCGGCTGTGGTTCCACCCTAATTCCGCCTCATGCATCGCATGCGGCGCTCAAAAAGATAACGGTCTCCCGACCATGGTTAGCTGACATCCAGCCTTTCCCCATGATAGCTCCGAGGCGGTAAATTCATTTCTTTCTCCTAAGGGCTTTCAGCCGGCGGCCCTTTTCTCTGTCAGAAGCAGCGGAAATGATTCATGTCCTTTTCCCAGCTTAATGGATTCATAAAAATGATTAAATGAATTATATTCCAGTACCTTTTATATTGTCAATGCAATTCTTTCATTTCTAGAGAAAAGAGCTTTCTGCTCACTAATGCCGTTACGCCGCCTAAAGCGTCACGCCGGCTGATGATAAGCAGCGCCCTTTTCTTCATAAGAAAATCATAAAGCATGAAACCAGTTTCATAACAAGCGTTATTTCTCAATTTTTCCAAAAGTAAAAGCCCGGCAGTATGCCGGGCTTTCGGGTATATAGAATTAAACGGCAAGGCCGAAATTTTTGCACAGTGCAGCCAGCCCGCCCGAAAATCCGCTTCCGACAGCATTGAATTTCCATTCGCCTCCATGCCTGTACAGCTCACAGATGACAACGGCCGTTTCAACGGAGAAATCCTCTCCCAGATCAAAACGGAGCACTTCCTGGTTTGTGTCTTCATTCACTACACGGGCAAAAGAATTGGATACCTGGCCAAAATTCTGGCTGCGGCTCTCCGCATCATGGATTGTGACAGTGATGGCAATGCGGTGGACATGGGCCGGGACCTTGCTGAAGTCGATTTTGATCTGCTCATCATCGCCCTCGCCTTCCCCTGTCCGGTTGTCCCCTGTATGCTCCACAGAGCCGCTTGGATGGACAAGATTGTTATAAAAAATAAAATCATGGTCCTGGACGACTTTCCCATTTTCATCTGCCAGGAATGCAGACGCATCAAGGTCAAAGTCGCCGCCCCCGGAATAGCGGTTTGTGTCCCAGCCAAGCCCGATGATTACTTTTGTCAAACCCGGATTGCTTTTAGTCAAATCAATGCGCTGTCCCTTAGAAAGGTTGATGCTCATATTTTCTTCACCTCTGTTAAAAGTTTTCTATTATAACAAACCATCCAGCTTATTAAGTATAAGAACGAACCACATCAGACAGCCCTGGTGCATTGGTGCCTGTTCCGACTGCGGCAAATTTCCAATCAGTTCCATGCCTGTATAATTCTCCGACTACCAGGCTTGTCTTGCCGCTGTAATCGTCAGTAAGGTTATAATGGATGAGCTCTTCCCTGCCCATTGGATTCACAATGCGGATATACGCATTGCGGATCATGCCGAAATGCTGCTTGCGTTTAACCGCATCATAGATATTCACTACAAAAACAAGCTTCTGCACGTGGGAAGGGACACGGCTAAGATCCACATTGATCTGCTCATCATCTCCATCTCCTTCTCCAGTCAGATTATCGCCGGTATGCTGTACGCTGCCATCTGAACTCTTCAGGTTACCGAAATAGATGACATCGCTGTTATTCCTTAATTTATCATTCTCCCCAAGCATGATGACTGAAGCATCACAGTCGACATTGGCGCCTCCGCCGCCGCCGAAAAGAGAGCCGAGAAGTCCGCCTCCCCCTTTGCTTTCAACAGGATCCCACCCGAGGCCGACCATAATTTTCGATAATCCCGGATTTCCTTTTGTCAGATCTACTCTTTGTCCTTTTTGCAAATTAATCGCCATTCATTTCACCTCATAAATTTACTTTTCTGTATTATTTATATTTAACAGCCCTGTGTCAGGCTGAAAAAAGCGCCATCAGCCTTGATTTTTCATATTTTTGAAGTTTTCCTGGAGCTGTTCGAGCCTCTTGGTCCCTTCTTCCCTCAGTCGCCTGTTTTCATCTTCAATCGATTTCGTTTCCTGCATCCCCTTCATGATGATGTTCCACGATTCTTCAATCGTTTCAATCTTGATGCTCGGACCTCCGGCAAGCCTGGCTATTTCTGCACTTTGATTTGAAATATTCTGGGCATTGCGGACGAGCATCTCATTGGTTCTGCGGTCAAGTTCGCTCATGGAATCGGCAACCAGCTTCTGGCGCTTTGCCGCAACCGCCTGGATCAGACCATTTTTAAATATCGGTATGGTTGTAACGAACGCTGAATTGATTTTCCCGATCAGCTTGGTGTTCCCTCTTTGGAGAAGGCGGATCTGGGGAGCTGTCTGCAGGGCCACCATCTTTGCCATTTCCAGGTCATAGACACGCTGCTCTAGCAGATCGATGCTATTGCGGAGCGTATCTGCCTGCATGGAGGCAATCTGGTCCCCGGATGCTGCTTTTGACTCCAGCTGCGGAAGCTGTGTGCTTTTAAGCTCCTCTGCCTTCATCTCGCCTGCAACTGCATATTTTTCAAGTGTGAGATAGTATTGATAGTTTTGATCATACATCTGCTCAAGCATATTGGTGGAGTCCACCATTTCACTCTGATACTTGGAGATCTCGACATACACCTTGTCAATCTCTTTGCCCATTGTCTGATATTTCCCAAAGAGCTTTTCAATCATTTTTTCCCCGCGCTTGAACAGCTTTCCGAACAATCCGCCTGAAGTCTGTTCAAAATCCTTCTTGTCGAACCTGTCCATTATCTTCCCCAGCTGCTTCAGGAGGACACCGGAGTCTTCCACCTTGGTAGCCCTCATATTGCCGAGAATCTGGTCAGAGAAACGGGAGATCTGCTGCGCTGGTTCTTTCCCGAATTCCAGTATTTGAATCTGATCGCGTTCATCGATCGATCTGGCGAGGTTCTGCACTTCCGCTTCCTGCCTCAGCGCCAGTTTTATTTCCGGCACCTTCGTTTCTGTAAGCATATCAGCGGGATCCTGGGTAACCAGTCCTGCACTAGCTTGTTGCGGATCATTCATGGTTCAGTCTCCTTTCAAATTTTTCAGCAGCCCTTGCAGAAACACTTTCTTGATCAGTGAAGGCTCTTTATAGTCCTGGTCAAAGACCACTTCTTCCAGCCAGTGCGAATCAAAGACATCTTCATTGACATAGTTTTCAAGGTCATTGTGTCCCGGAGGATTATACACGATGATATCAACTCCAAATTGGTTCAGGAGGAGCAGGAGGGCTGCATCGCTCCTTGTCATCGTACCATTCATTTCATTGTTATAGAGGATCAGCTTGGGCACATCCTGAGAGTAGTCAAACTTCTGCAGAAGCTTCAGGATGCTGGCCGGCATCTGCATTGCCTGTGTAAATAAATAGATGCTGATTTCTTCCTGACTCTCATTATGGCTCGGCTTTAACTCCGGCTTTGCGCAAAGATTTCTGATTGCATGGGAAATCCCTTTCTGGAGGCCCCCAGGAAGATGGCCGTATTTCCAGTAGTGCGAGCCCATGACAATGTCAGGATCCAGCTTCCCGTCTTTTCCAAGCGCATTTCTGTAATGAAAGCGGAAGTCGCTTGTCAGGGGGTTTGAAAAAGGGAACTGCCTGATCAGAAAGCTGCAGTCATTCTCGGCAAGAGCATGCAAGCGGTCCCAATATTCCTTCCGGCTTTTGCTCACTCCGTTGATTTTCGAAAAGATGGAAGGGATCTTCACTTCTCCGCCGCTGACTTCAAAATTCGGCCTGATCATCGCCTTTTCTTTGGCAAGGATGAACAGTTCATCATAAGTTGTTTTGAGCGTTACAGCAGAAGGTTTGTAATCCCTCAGCTGCCATGGCTTATAAAGGCCAGAGCCTTCGTGGTTAAGAATGGTTTCGATTTCTCTTGAGGCTTTATAAGCCACCGTTGACTTCCTTCTCCTTTTCTCCACGGGAAAAGGTTCAGCTGCCTTCTGTTCAGGATACTGCTGAACAAATGTTTCTTCTTTCCCCGGATCTGCGAGCGCAAGGACATCCTGGCCGTCCGGGCTGAAAGCCGCGAGATCGCAGCCGAGAAAAAAGATGAATGACAGGAAATATTGCTGGCTCTTACTTGCTTCTCCATACCAAAGAAATTTCGGCATGCTTTCTTCCGGATTGCTGCTGCTTAGAGGCTGGGAGAGATGGTTAAAAGACCATTTCACAATATCTACAAGCACCCTTCGGAAATCAGGGCTTTCAAGGCCTTCTTTTTCCCCCCCGGCAAACGTCTCAATGACTTTAGTGAATGCCTCCCTTACCTTTCTGTGGACAAGGGGATTATCAGGCTTCAGGAGCAGCTGCTCACCATCAAGGAAGGCGATGAAGCGGTTGATTGAAAGCTTCTGCTCCCTGTTGATGTTCAATACCTTTTGAATGGCCTGAAAATGCTGGTTGTCGATCGTTTTATCAAGAGTATCGCTGCTTAAAAGGATAAGTCCATTATCTGGTGAGTGTATATAATCATAAAGCTGATTATAGTATTCATCTTCATCCGCAGGAATGCCCAGAAACCTTGCAGCAACCTGGCTGATCTGGATAATGCCGTCGCCTGCCTGGTACTGCGGGCGGTCTGAGCTGCGCTTTTTAATGGCAGACAGCCAATTGTCCGCAGACACAGGCAGCAGATTGACCTTTAATCTATTATAAGTTGGATACATGATTATCCCTTCCCTCTAGGAGCGAAAGATTTAGCCCTAATGGCTTATGTAAATTTCTTTCATCATATCATATCAGGTGCATGTTTTAACAACGATAGCCTTCAGCACTGGCTTTTAGCTCTATTAGAATATACGGATCAGGCTGAAAAAAGTTTCAATATTAATATGATTAAAACAAGTTATATTCACTCTTCCCCTGCATAATCACCAACGGGCTTATCCCTGCATATAGTTGAGTACAAATAATTAAAGAAGGTGATCCCTTGCGCTTCCTGATTAAAAGGCCCTCCTATGAAAGCTGCAGGAATGAACTGGAAGCTGTCCGCCAGATCATGACTTCCGGCGCTTACCAATTCATTGACCTCCTGCTCTGGTCAGCCGTGCTCGCCATCATGACATACCCGCTTCATCACTCACCGTCTTATGCGCTTGCGGTTTTTCTTGCTTTTTATGCATTTGGGAGCCTGCTCCTGTTATTGCTTCATTTCTTTATAAAAGGGCAGTCCGGCCGGGGGCAGGATTACCGCTGAAGGGCAGCTTCCCGGCCAAGAAGCAGCCTGAATGCCTTCAGGAGGATTTCTTCTCCGGCAAGTATTCCCCTGTTCTCCGAAAAATTGCAGCTGAATCCATGAGGCATCTCCATAGAAAGCTCTCCATGATCCGGGACAAAAGCATGATGGCATACCTTCAGGAAATCATAATCGAGAAGGGAATCTCCCGCACCGGCAAGAATATCTGCTCCCTCTCTTTTGCTGATGAATTTAACCGCCTCTCCCTTGCAGACAGGAATAGGAATAAAGTAAAGCTTCCTGCCTTGCAGGGATATACGCCACCCGAGCCGGCGGACATCCTCTTCCAGTTTTTTCTTTTCCTGAAGGCTGATGCGCTCCTGGAGGATATAGTAAAAGAAAGAATCCCCTGCTTTTTTCAAAGTTCCGGGAAATCTGCATCCTTCAGCAAACTCAGCCATTTCCTCCTGAAGCGCGCACTCTTCCTTAAGGCGCTTATATACCAGCTCAGTCCACTCAGCCAGAA is a window from the Bacillus infantis NRRL B-14911 genome containing:
- a CDS encoding anthrax toxin lethal factor-related metalloendopeptidase: MRIRIFFLLIVVASLALMGNSQAAMGGIKLKDFPGNSELVKSLSLHSGQDLGRIIILPLEEFDQKEAARMIERLDHLPLSLLSKIRQEGISLKLFTGQLTDNPTASHLAGLTPRGYQNKETTWDDVPGIGGGRTVLVKIGYSGKGMGHGSVNLELHELAHSVDRFVLSEIRFNRKFQGIWKEEKAKLFPGQPYFLTFPEEYFAETFAMYYMGGEERLRLKEKAPLTWQFFSTLN
- the thrS gene encoding threonine--tRNA ligase yields the protein MSIKAEAEKRNHRKLGAELELFMFREEAPGMPFYLPKGMQVRNILENLWKQKHHKAGYHEVKTPIMMKQALWEQSGHWDHYHENMYFSKVDEHDYAIKPMSCPGAVLIYSSKRRSYRELPLRYAELGLVHRHELSGSLNGLLRVRSFTQDDAHLFVREDQIKEEAAKVLELVHEFYSLFGFEYKVELSTRPEEFMGSEETWNLAEASLESVLQERGIPFEINSGDGAFYGPKIDFHITDSLGRSWQCGTVQLDFQMPEQFGCQYIGEDNLAHRPIMIHRAIYGSIERFLAILIEHYAGDFPFWLSPVQAMVLPVSEAHIGYALEVKARLEEAGCRIDIDSRAEKLGLKIREAELQKVPYMIIIGEKEIEQGGAALRKKGAGNLGVLHLQELLDRFRDEDRPGGK
- a CDS encoding TerD family protein, yielding MSINLSKGQRIDLTKSNPGLTKVIIGLGWDTNRYSGGGDFDLDASAFLADENGKVVQDHDFIFYNNLVHPSGSVEHTGDNRTGEGEGDDEQIKIDFSKVPAHVHRIAITVTIHDAESRSQNFGQVSNSFARVVNEDTNQEVLRFDLGEDFSVETAVVICELYRHGGEWKFNAVGSGFSGGLAALCKNFGLAV
- a CDS encoding TerD family protein; its protein translation is MAINLQKGQRVDLTKGNPGLSKIMVGLGWDPVESKGGGGLLGSLFGGGGGANVDCDASVIMLGENDKLRNNSDVIYFGNLKSSDGSVQHTGDNLTGEGDGDDEQINVDLSRVPSHVQKLVFVVNIYDAVKRKQHFGMIRNAYIRIVNPMGREELIHYNLTDDYSGKTSLVVGELYRHGTDWKFAAVGTGTNAPGLSDVVRSYT
- a CDS encoding toxic anion resistance protein gives rise to the protein MLTETKVPEIKLALRQEAEVQNLARSIDERDQIQILEFGKEPAQQISRFSDQILGNMRATKVEDSGVLLKQLGKIMDRFDKKDFEQTSGGLFGKLFKRGEKMIEKLFGKYQTMGKEIDKVYVEISKYQSEMVDSTNMLEQMYDQNYQYYLTLEKYAVAGEMKAEELKSTQLPQLESKAASGDQIASMQADTLRNSIDLLEQRVYDLEMAKMVALQTAPQIRLLQRGNTKLIGKINSAFVTTIPIFKNGLIQAVAAKRQKLVADSMSELDRRTNEMLVRNAQNISNQSAEIARLAGGPSIKIETIEESWNIIMKGMQETKSIEDENRRLREEGTKRLEQLQENFKNMKNQG
- a CDS encoding YceG family protein; the protein is MYPTYNRLKVNLLPVSADNWLSAIKKRSSDRPQYQAGDGIIQISQVAARFLGIPADEDEYYNQLYDYIHSPDNGLILLSSDTLDKTIDNQHFQAIQKVLNINREQKLSINRFIAFLDGEQLLLKPDNPLVHRKVREAFTKVIETFAGGEKEGLESPDFRRVLVDIVKWSFNHLSQPLSSSNPEESMPKFLWYGEASKSQQYFLSFIFFLGCDLAAFSPDGQDVLALADPGKEETFVQQYPEQKAAEPFPVEKRRRKSTVAYKASREIETILNHEGSGLYKPWQLRDYKPSAVTLKTTYDELFILAKEKAMIRPNFEVSGGEVKIPSIFSKINGVSKSRKEYWDRLHALAENDCSFLIRQFPFSNPLTSDFRFHYRNALGKDGKLDPDIVMGSHYWKYGHLPGGLQKGISHAIRNLCAKPELKPSHNESQEEISIYLFTQAMQMPASILKLLQKFDYSQDVPKLILYNNEMNGTMTRSDAALLLLLNQFGVDIIVYNPPGHNDLENYVNEDVFDSHWLEEVVFDQDYKEPSLIKKVFLQGLLKNLKGD
- a CDS encoding HAD family hydrolase, which gives rise to MNMFATDLDRTMIYSNRALEELGLEEDLQLSAAEMKEGQPAAFMTSRSLNLLRELAEEALVVPVTTRTYEQYKRVGIFGKDIPVSYEVTSNGAQIHYKGKLLAEWTELVYKRLKEECALQEEMAEFAEGCRFPGTLKKAGDSFFYYILQERISLQEKKKLEEDVRRLGWRISLQGRKLYFIPIPVCKGEAVKFISKREGADILAGAGDSLLDYDFLKVCHHAFVPDHGELSMEMPHGFSCNFSENRGILAGEEILLKAFRLLLGREAALQR